A genomic region of Ignavibacteriota bacterium contains the following coding sequences:
- a CDS encoding Gfo/Idh/MocA family oxidoreductase, translated as MKKINIALIGCGYISEYHAKGLSKLDNVEIAGVVGLPIESAKNFAEKYNIKKYSDNYKDFVNDETIDAVLISTPNKFHAPFAVEFLQNGKDVFIEKPMAINPDEGEKIKNAAIENNKIVMVGHMWRFDVEVNFIKDYVQSGKLGKIIKTKGYGIHENWGPEGWFVKKELAGGGALADMGVHAIDTIRFILGDPKAKEVYAKIGTYFGNYNVDDSGIIVITWTNGTTSIIESGWWHPHMDGPEASTQIFGTEGYASLFPTFIKLKSGEIIEGPKPEKSEHCDQTIYSEQMKNFVENITNRNQPNPGFVEGQEVIKIVDAAYNSSEKNVIVYL; from the coding sequence ATGAAGAAAATTAATATTGCTTTGATTGGTTGCGGATACATTTCGGAATATCACGCTAAAGGATTAAGCAAGTTGGACAACGTAGAAATTGCAGGTGTTGTAGGCTTGCCAATTGAATCAGCTAAAAATTTTGCGGAAAAATATAATATTAAAAAGTATTCCGATAATTATAAAGATTTTGTAAATGATGAAACAATAGATGCTGTATTAATAAGCACTCCAAATAAATTTCACGCGCCATTTGCTGTTGAATTTTTGCAGAACGGAAAGGATGTTTTTATAGAAAAACCTATGGCAATCAATCCCGATGAAGGTGAAAAAATAAAAAATGCCGCAATTGAAAATAATAAAATTGTTATGGTCGGTCATATGTGGCGCTTTGACGTTGAAGTAAATTTTATTAAAGATTATGTTCAATCTGGCAAACTCGGAAAAATTATAAAAACCAAAGGATACGGAATTCATGAAAATTGGGGTCCGGAAGGTTGGTTTGTGAAAAAAGAGTTAGCCGGCGGCGGAGCTTTGGCAGATATGGGTGTTCATGCAATTGATACAATAAGATTTATATTAGGCGATCCAAAAGCAAAAGAAGTTTACGCAAAAATCGGTACTTATTTTGGGAATTATAATGTAGATGACAGTGGAATAATTGTAATTACTTGGACCAATGGCACAACATCCATAATCGAAAGCGGTTGGTGGCATCCGCACATGGACGGACCCGAAGCAAGTACACAGATATTCGGAACAGAAGGCTACGCTTCGCTTTTTCCAACATTTATTAAATTGAAATCCGGCGAGATTATTGAAGGACCAAAACCGGAAAAAAGTGAACATTGCGATCAAACAATTTATTCGGAACAGATGAAAAACTTTGTTGAAAATATTACCAATAGAAATCAGCCCAATCCGGGGTTTGTAGAAGGACAAGAAGTAATAAAAATTGTTGATGCTGCTTATAATTCTTCAGAAAAAAACGTAATAGTATATTTATAA
- a CDS encoding TonB-dependent receptor produces the protein MILFNNKSIFSFILSIIFLSHLTLFAGSTGKIGGKVIDARTGEPLFGVNVVVLNAGGIGSATDVNGEYIIINLQPNTYTLRFSMIGYKTLEISDVRVYIDRTVDVDIKLEEAVIEGEVVLVEAKREAVELDRTNSASYVNSDEIESLPVSTLDEVIQLQAGVIKDASGNLHIRGGRSREISYMIDGVPVTNTFSQSGGSNVNVENNFIQELQVITGTFNAEYGSAQSGVINVVTKVPDQFYSGTIEALSGGYYSPNSPMYIGGLTDFDPFNESEVKFSVSAPFKFLPESLGKLGLLVNGRIENSKGYLNGQRRFMPEDGWEIAVYREWYRARFDPPDPLVIPLPDSLHTGNGDIVHMETYKNYNFNTKLVYQPFGGLTTSYSIFYSNIESKDFSNSWKFAPDALPTTYTNNMTHMFVITHTPTDNIYYNLRYSFQMNDEKEYMYENAQDPRYQLNAVNQWDPGASTGFDYGGLASWDRNWFEQKIHLVNGDLTWQINKVLEVKLGFEGKSYNIHYKNAPMKEVLGHEIMQFPYTQSEIRAFELPYNEFKEATRNYLYGTILLREASPDSSADDLFYVDYSRKPIEGAAFAQTTLNMGEIVLNAGFRFDYFDSRDRYAPTYSNVLPELVGDDRYYVDVKSKYQFSPRLGLSFPISDGGALRLSYGHFFQTPSYEKMFDNPVLPHYNQFSIANRTIGNPNLKPEKTVQYEIGVQQTLTQELSMEMSVYYKDIRDLLGIELLTLSNATAFSRYINKEYGHSSGVTFALNYRSADNRFSGGLDYTYMVAKGSSSSSDALLAVQILSGPSQGAYTLATRNIEFLDWDQTHSLNATFSMRPWDRTVLSILGRLGSALPYTPSTIDYALELPSGWWANIDRRPIRWNVDMKLSNGFTLFNLDFIASINVYNIFNHLEQNVVNSITGEAGPNAYIPEIGKRRYERIDEVGAFTHEEADYNPSWYSRPRFIQVGLGIQF, from the coding sequence ATGATATTGTTCAATAACAAATCAATATTTTCATTCATACTATCAATTATATTTCTATCACACTTAACATTGTTTGCCGGCTCAACCGGAAAGATTGGCGGAAAAGTAATAGATGCAAGAACGGGCGAACCTTTATTCGGTGTAAACGTAGTTGTATTAAATGCCGGAGGAATAGGTTCGGCAACTGATGTTAATGGTGAATATATAATAATAAACCTTCAGCCCAATACATATACTTTGAGATTTTCAATGATCGGCTATAAAACATTGGAAATTTCAGACGTTCGCGTTTATATCGATAGAACTGTGGATGTGGATATTAAATTGGAAGAAGCGGTAATTGAAGGTGAAGTCGTTTTGGTTGAAGCAAAAAGAGAAGCCGTTGAATTGGACAGAACCAATTCGGCTTCATATGTAAACAGCGATGAGATTGAATCTCTGCCGGTTTCCACATTGGATGAAGTAATTCAGCTGCAAGCCGGCGTAATTAAAGATGCCAGCGGTAATTTGCACATTAGAGGCGGCAGATCTAGAGAAATTTCATATATGATTGATGGTGTTCCGGTTACTAATACTTTTAGTCAAAGCGGCGGTTCAAATGTTAATGTGGAAAATAATTTTATTCAGGAACTCCAAGTTATTACCGGAACGTTTAACGCTGAATACGGATCAGCACAATCCGGTGTAATTAATGTGGTTACAAAAGTACCGGATCAGTTTTACTCTGGTACAATTGAAGCATTATCAGGCGGATATTACTCGCCAAATTCTCCTATGTACATTGGCGGTTTGACAGATTTCGATCCTTTTAATGAAAGTGAAGTAAAATTTTCAGTTTCTGCTCCATTCAAATTTTTACCTGAAAGTTTGGGAAAATTAGGTTTATTGGTAAATGGAAGAATTGAAAATTCAAAAGGATATTTAAATGGTCAAAGAAGATTTATGCCTGAAGACGGTTGGGAAATTGCAGTTTACAGAGAATGGTATAGAGCAAGATTCGATCCTCCCGATCCATTGGTAATTCCATTACCCGATTCTTTGCATACAGGTAATGGCGACATTGTTCATATGGAAACTTACAAGAACTACAATTTTAACACTAAATTGGTTTACCAGCCGTTTGGCGGACTGACAACATCATATAGCATATTTTACAGCAATATCGAATCAAAAGATTTCAGTAATAGTTGGAAATTTGCCCCTGACGCTTTGCCGACTACTTATACAAATAACATGACACATATGTTTGTTATTACACATACACCTACTGATAATATTTATTACAATTTGCGTTATTCATTCCAAATGAATGATGAAAAAGAATATATGTATGAAAACGCGCAAGATCCAAGATACCAATTAAATGCAGTTAATCAATGGGATCCGGGAGCAAGCACGGGATTTGATTACGGCGGTCTCGCAAGCTGGGATAGAAATTGGTTCGAACAAAAAATTCATTTGGTAAACGGTGATCTTACATGGCAGATAAACAAGGTTTTAGAAGTTAAACTTGGTTTTGAAGGTAAATCATACAACATTCATTATAAAAATGCTCCAATGAAAGAAGTTCTTGGTCACGAAATTATGCAGTTCCCTTATACTCAAAGTGAAATTAGAGCATTTGAGCTGCCATATAATGAATTTAAAGAAGCTACAAGAAATTATTTATACGGTACAATTCTCTTAAGAGAGGCAAGTCCCGATAGTTCTGCCGATGATTTATTTTATGTAGATTATTCGAGGAAACCTATAGAAGGCGCTGCATTTGCACAAACAACTTTGAATATGGGTGAAATTGTATTGAATGCGGGATTCAGATTTGATTATTTTGATTCCAGAGATAGATATGCGCCGACTTACTCAAATGTTTTGCCGGAACTAGTTGGTGATGATAGATATTATGTAGATGTTAAAAGTAAATATCAGTTTAGTCCTAGATTGGGATTATCGTTCCCAATTTCAGATGGCGGAGCTTTGAGACTTTCGTACGGACATTTTTTCCAAACTCCAAGTTATGAGAAAATGTTTGACAATCCGGTTCTTCCTCACTACAATCAATTCAGCATTGCAAATAGAACAATTGGAAATCCGAATTTAAAACCTGAAAAAACTGTTCAATATGAAATTGGCGTTCAGCAAACTCTTACGCAAGAGCTTTCGATGGAAATGAGCGTATATTATAAAGATATTCGCGATTTATTGGGTATTGAATTATTGACACTCAGCAATGCGACTGCTTTTAGCCGATATATAAATAAAGAATATGGTCATTCTTCAGGTGTTACGTTCGCGTTAAACTACAGATCAGCAGATAATAGATTTTCCGGCGGATTGGATTATACTTATATGGTTGCAAAAGGCTCATCTTCATCATCTGATGCTTTATTAGCCGTACAAATACTTTCCGGACCAAGTCAAGGAGCTTATACTTTAGCAACAAGAAATATTGAATTTTTAGATTGGGATCAAACACATTCTTTGAATGCTACTTTCAGTATGAGACCTTGGGACAGAACAGTACTGAGTATTTTGGGCAGATTAGGTTCTGCATTGCCGTATACGCCTTCAACTATAGATTATGCTTTGGAGCTTCCAAGTGGTTGGTGGGCTAATATTGATCGTAGACCAATTAGATGGAACGTTGACATGAAACTTTCTAACGGTTTTACATTATTTAATTTAGATTTCATTGCAAGTATTAATGTTTATAACATATTTAATCATCTTGAACAAAATGTTGTTAATTCAATTACCGGAGAAGCTGGTCCAAACGCATATATTCCGGAAATTGGAAAAAGACGATACGAAAGAATTGATGAAGTTGGAGCTTTTACACATGAAGAAGCTGATTATAATCCGTCTTGGTATTCTCGACCAAGATTTATTCAAGTTGGGTTAGGCATTCAATTTTAG
- a CDS encoding DegT/DnrJ/EryC1/StrS family aminotransferase, producing MSKLAVNGGTPVRDTKTNPWPAWPVWDKNDEQGLLEVLHSGIWSYNGPKEVQFNKMFSEFTGTKHTISAANGTVTLQLALEALGIGLGDEVILPGLTWQATAATVLDVNATPILVDICEDTWCIDPKEIEKAITPKTKAIIPVHLYGNFADMDAIMEIAKKHNLYVLEDCAHKHGGEWNGKKAGSIGDIGSFSFQLSKHLTAGEGGALTTNNDELAEKLDGLRNCGRRPEKEDLQNADKGAGVYFDEGNFIQSGNYRITEFQAAILVEGMKRLPDQNKNRDENGIYANSKLKEIPGIVPMRRDERETKVAYFNFSFRYYKEKFKNLPVEKFRNALSAELGVSVEACYEPLNNAPLYVPLTKPARHKLNEKYWNDINPARFSLPVCEKIYKEISVCFHHKILMGTKKDMDLIVEAIKKIYDNADELN from the coding sequence ATGTCAAAATTAGCGGTTAATGGCGGCACTCCGGTTAGAGATACAAAAACAAATCCTTGGCCGGCTTGGCCTGTTTGGGATAAAAATGATGAACAAGGACTGTTGGAAGTTTTGCACAGTGGAATTTGGTCATACAATGGTCCAAAAGAAGTTCAATTCAATAAAATGTTTTCGGAATTCACCGGAACAAAACACACAATATCCGCCGCGAACGGTACTGTTACATTACAATTAGCTCTAGAAGCTCTTGGTATTGGATTAGGAGATGAAGTAATTCTGCCCGGATTAACATGGCAGGCAACTGCCGCAACTGTATTAGATGTTAATGCTACGCCTATTTTGGTCGATATTTGCGAAGACACTTGGTGCATTGATCCAAAAGAAATAGAAAAAGCAATTACTCCAAAAACCAAGGCAATTATTCCAGTTCATCTTTACGGTAATTTTGCGGATATGGACGCGATTATGGAAATTGCAAAAAAACATAATCTTTATGTCTTGGAAGATTGCGCTCATAAACACGGCGGTGAATGGAATGGAAAAAAAGCAGGCAGTATTGGAGATATCGGAAGTTTTAGTTTTCAGCTATCAAAACATTTAACAGCTGGTGAAGGTGGCGCTTTAACTACTAATAATGATGAATTGGCAGAAAAATTAGATGGTTTAAGAAATTGCGGAAGACGACCTGAAAAGGAAGATTTGCAAAATGCTGATAAAGGCGCCGGTGTTTATTTTGATGAAGGAAATTTTATTCAATCGGGGAATTATAGAATTACGGAATTTCAGGCGGCAATTTTAGTCGAAGGGATGAAGAGACTACCTGATCAAAATAAAAATAGAGATGAAAATGGAATTTATGCAAATTCTAAATTGAAAGAAATTCCGGGAATTGTTCCGATGAGAAGAGATGAAAGAGAAACAAAAGTGGCGTATTTTAATTTTTCGTTCAGATATTATAAAGAAAAATTTAAAAACTTGCCCGTCGAAAAATTTAGAAATGCTCTCAGCGCGGAACTTGGTGTTTCAGTTGAAGCATGCTATGAACCTTTGAATAATGCGCCGCTTTATGTTCCGCTTACAAAACCCGCGCGGCATAAATTAAATGAAAAATATTGGAATGATATAAATCCCGCAAGATTTTCGCTTCCGGTTTGTGAAAAAATTTATAAAGAAATTTCCGTTTGTTTTCACCATAAAATACTTATGGGAACAAAGAAAGATATGGACCTTATAGTTGAAGCAATTAAAAAAATATATGACAACGCAGACGAACTAAATTAG
- a CDS encoding ROK family protein encodes MKKKQIIGIDLGGTNIRLGLVEESKIVKMSADKISSKATQDVIISEILEAISKIFTKDVIGIGIGVPSIVDIKNGIVYEVHNIPSWREVHLKRIIEDKFKVPTFVNNDVNCFVLGEKHFGKGKPYNDVIGLAMGTGLGGGVIINGKLYAGKNCGAGEFGLMKYLDKNYEYYCSGQFFNFKHGVKGEDVLSNAKNGDINSLKIFEEFGEHMGNLINSIMYALNPEIIVLGGSVSKAYSYFKNSMFNKIDEYEFKTQLTELKIEKSTLKNSAILGASSLIEN; translated from the coding sequence TTGAAAAAGAAACAAATTATCGGAATCGATTTAGGCGGAACGAATATTAGACTTGGTTTAGTTGAAGAAAGTAAAATTGTAAAAATGTCGGCTGATAAAATTTCTTCAAAAGCCACGCAAGATGTAATAATTAGCGAAATCCTTGAAGCGATATCAAAAATATTTACTAAAGATGTGATAGGCATTGGAATTGGAGTTCCAAGCATTGTTGACATAAAAAATGGTATTGTATATGAGGTTCATAACATTCCTTCATGGAGAGAAGTTCATTTAAAAAGAATTATAGAAGACAAATTTAAAGTTCCAACCTTTGTAAATAATGACGTAAACTGTTTTGTATTAGGCGAAAAACATTTCGGCAAAGGTAAACCCTACAATGATGTAATTGGCTTGGCAATGGGAACCGGCTTAGGAGGCGGAGTTATTATTAATGGAAAATTATATGCCGGGAAAAATTGCGGTGCTGGTGAATTCGGATTGATGAAATATTTGGATAAAAATTATGAATATTACTGTAGCGGACAATTCTTTAATTTCAAACACGGAGTAAAAGGCGAGGATGTTTTATCAAACGCGAAGAACGGAGATATAAATTCGCTTAAAATTTTTGAAGAGTTCGGCGAGCATATGGGAAATCTTATTAATTCAATTATGTATGCGTTAAATCCAGAAATAATAGTTTTAGGTGGTTCAGTCAGTAAAGCTTATAGTTATTTTAAAAATTCGATGTTTAATAAAATTGACGAATACGAATTTAAAACGCAGTTAACCGAGTTAAAAATAGAAAAATCAACACTAAAAAATTCGGCAATTTTAGGTGCTTCTTCACTTATAGAAAATTAA
- a CDS encoding T9SS type A sorting domain-containing protein, which produces MNGKLYSNNNLKHLTGGSMKKPLLFLFMLVVLFSYSNGYSQIFMDGDDTDWVSEPVLFSAPNNEDGVFPAEVGACVSDIVDIKEAKVKVVGNVMFGLIRFWGGPAWPNNAYQNDHGGVIYTESRGYYHFLIDLDNDATTGWNTAWYEAHYTPVGYLISQAVAGQEALGAEVMQEWGSRTNDAWKVANEGAVPVRGIDHWFADYSEYNGETDLGSDYEMLNISVPNADSAKMMGWQGSAKINSSDDPTLVSDKMSYWVGHAWGNDFLEFGFELTPLKQYFANKGISYFNPGDVIGICGMTETPIDDWGVDMTTRGEYTLPTEMTTRPNVFTFDGDDSDWAGLPVILSAPNNEDGVFPAEVGAVVSDIVDIKEVKAKIDGENVYWLLRMWGGPCWPNNAYQNDHGGVIYPESRGYYHILMDIDNDVTTGWDVAWYEAHYTPVGYLISQAVEGQAALGAEVMLEWGGRTNDDWKVANEGAAPIRGLDYWIADYSEYQSQTDLGSDYEISNFEVMDKDSTTILQHDGLLLCNSSDDETIIDGNPDWMAHAWGNDFIEVGMSLRSIKTYYKNKTGVDYFNAGDVIAICGMNETPIDDWGVDITTRGEITVLTDVKQDSKNIISDNFVLSNNYPNPFNPETNISFSVPKVSEISLVVYNSLGQKVKTLVSGKMISGYHSVVWNGKNEFGNSVPSGIYYYRLEAGSNSITKRMVLLK; this is translated from the coding sequence ATGAATGGAAAGCTATATTCAAATAATAATCTAAAACACTTAACGGGAGGCAGTATGAAAAAACCTTTGCTGTTTTTATTTATGTTGGTTGTGCTATTTTCTTATTCTAACGGTTATTCACAAATATTCATGGATGGAGACGATACGGATTGGGTTTCTGAACCGGTTTTATTCTCAGCTCCAAACAATGAAGATGGTGTGTTTCCGGCAGAAGTTGGTGCTTGTGTTAGTGATATCGTAGATATCAAAGAAGCAAAAGTTAAAGTAGTTGGTAACGTAATGTTTGGTCTTATAAGATTTTGGGGCGGTCCGGCTTGGCCAAATAATGCTTATCAAAATGATCACGGCGGCGTAATTTATACCGAATCAAGAGGTTATTATCACTTTTTGATTGATCTTGATAATGATGCAACAACTGGCTGGAACACTGCTTGGTATGAAGCACATTATACTCCTGTTGGATATTTGATTTCTCAAGCCGTTGCAGGTCAAGAAGCTCTTGGCGCAGAAGTAATGCAGGAATGGGGTTCCAGAACAAACGATGCTTGGAAAGTCGCAAACGAAGGTGCGGTTCCTGTTAGAGGAATTGATCATTGGTTTGCTGATTATTCTGAATATAATGGTGAAACAGACCTAGGTTCTGATTATGAAATGTTGAATATTTCCGTTCCAAATGCAGATTCTGCAAAAATGATGGGATGGCAAGGATCAGCAAAAATAAACAGCAGCGATGACCCAACATTAGTTAGCGATAAAATGTCATATTGGGTAGGTCATGCTTGGGGTAATGATTTCTTGGAATTTGGATTTGAATTAACTCCTTTAAAGCAATATTTTGCTAATAAAGGAATCAGCTATTTTAATCCCGGTGATGTAATTGGAATTTGCGGTATGACAGAAACTCCAATCGATGATTGGGGTGTAGATATGACAACGAGAGGCGAATATACTTTACCAACTGAAATGACAACTCGTCCAAATGTATTTACCTTTGACGGTGATGATTCTGACTGGGCTGGTTTACCTGTTATTTTAAGCGCTCCAAATAACGAAGACGGTGTTTTTCCTGCAGAAGTTGGCGCCGTTGTAAGTGATATTGTTGATATTAAAGAAGTAAAAGCTAAAATTGACGGTGAAAACGTTTACTGGTTATTAAGAATGTGGGGCGGACCTTGCTGGCCAAATAATGCTTATCAAAATGACCACGGCGGCGTTATCTATCCGGAATCAAGAGGTTACTACCATATTTTAATGGATATAGATAATGATGTTACAACCGGATGGGATGTTGCTTGGTACGAAGCTCATTATACTCCTGTTGGTTATTTGATTTCACAAGCTGTTGAAGGACAAGCAGCATTAGGCGCAGAGGTTATGTTGGAATGGGGCGGCAGAACAAATGATGATTGGAAAGTCGCTAATGAAGGCGCTGCGCCAATTAGAGGATTAGATTATTGGATTGCTGACTATTCAGAATACCAAAGTCAAACAGACCTTGGCTCAGATTATGAAATTTCCAATTTTGAAGTTATGGATAAAGACAGTACAACCATTCTTCAACATGACGGTTTATTGTTATGTAATTCAAGCGATGATGAAACAATAATTGACGGAAATCCAGATTGGATGGCACACGCTTGGGGAAATGATTTCATCGAAGTTGGTATGTCATTGCGTTCAATTAAAACATACTATAAAAACAAAACCGGTGTGGATTATTTCAATGCTGGTGATGTAATTGCTATTTGCGGTATGAATGAAACTCCAATTGATGATTGGGGTGTTGATATTACAACTCGCGGTGAAATAACCGTATTAACAGATGTTAAACAAGATTCTAAAAATATAATTTCAGATAATTTTGTACTAAGCAATAACTACCCGAATCCTTTCAACCCAGAAACAAATATTAGTTTTTCAGTTCCAAAAGTTTCAGAAATTTCTTTGGTAGTTTATAATTCATTAGGACAAAAAGTAAAAACACTTGTAAGTGGTAAAATGATCTCCGGTTATCATTCAGTTGTATGGAATGGTAAAAATGAATTTGGAAACAGCGTTCCAAGCGGTATCTATTATTACAGATTGGAAGCAGGTTCAAACTCAATTACCAAAAGAATGGTACTATTGAAGTAA
- a CDS encoding peptidylprolyl isomerase, translating to MLRKLLLKNILILIISVFSFWSCLSKNENPQLAEFENGNVLQSEYIEHFLLSTKFKPDQQPTIENLQEIVSNKALEKISVIEALSKNIDKDSTYLSIIENNQRRLYYQNYIQKQISEKMITDSVVNKFYSEFTPQYRMSYIMRPFLDSSSDEFHVSQLKEINSAYSELQKGKKFEEVAANFSQDISTNKKGGDLGWIIRESIGDEEIRKVMDTLKDFTYSKPFKGIGGYYILYKGDKREVQVPPLDEIKQKIWQTLFHSRRIYIQKYVDNKVEELSQQYNLVVYNDKIENFLKKLESSNSADLNFEEILKTNPNLVLAEYNGGKILLSNIFADRKKSPTNRSEFWQRFTTIKEQHIIAKFVSESNDTVDSELQNQIEIMKSSLLRSLLYQKEVKDKVEEAMKNAADLQNLEKVKYRAEKEKSLRSEFENYLKNKYKFKFIDSNFDESIKKASEQKNKQNLTK from the coding sequence ATGTTGAGAAAACTACTGTTAAAGAATATATTAATTTTGATCATTTCCGTGTTTTCTTTTTGGAGCTGTTTATCAAAAAATGAAAACCCCCAGCTTGCGGAATTTGAGAACGGAAATGTTTTACAAAGTGAATACATTGAACACTTTTTGCTAAGCACAAAATTTAAACCTGATCAGCAGCCGACAATAGAAAATCTACAAGAAATAGTTTCAAATAAAGCGCTTGAAAAAATTTCAGTAATCGAAGCTCTTTCCAAAAACATCGATAAGGATTCAACTTATCTCAGCATTATTGAAAATAATCAGCGTCGCTTGTATTATCAAAATTATATTCAAAAGCAGATTAGTGAGAAAATGATTACCGATAGTGTGGTAAATAAATTTTATTCTGAATTTACACCTCAATATAGAATGAGTTATATAATGCGACCTTTTCTCGATTCATCCTCTGATGAATTTCATGTATCTCAGTTGAAAGAAATAAATTCGGCATATTCAGAATTGCAAAAAGGTAAAAAATTTGAAGAAGTAGCAGCTAATTTTTCACAGGATATTTCTACAAATAAAAAAGGTGGTGATTTAGGATGGATAATAAGAGAATCTATTGGCGATGAAGAAATTAGAAAAGTGATGGATACGCTCAAAGATTTTACGTATTCTAAACCATTCAAAGGAATTGGTGGCTATTATATTTTATATAAAGGTGATAAAAGAGAAGTACAAGTTCCTCCATTGGATGAAATAAAGCAAAAAATTTGGCAAACACTTTTTCATAGCAGAAGAATATATATTCAAAAGTATGTTGATAATAAAGTTGAAGAATTATCTCAACAATATAATTTGGTAGTTTACAATGATAAAATTGAAAACTTTTTAAAAAAATTGGAAAGTTCAAATTCTGCTGACCTAAATTTTGAAGAAATTTTAAAAACTAATCCTAATTTGGTATTGGCGGAATATAACGGCGGTAAAATATTACTATCAAATATATTTGCCGATAGAAAAAAATCACCTACAAACAGAAGCGAATTTTGGCAGAGATTTACAACAATTAAAGAGCAGCATATTATTGCAAAATTTGTCAGCGAATCTAATGATACTGTTGACAGCGAATTGCAGAATCAAATTGAAATAATGAAGTCTTCATTATTGAGATCGCTACTTTATCAAAAAGAAGTAAAAGATAAAGTTGAAGAAGCAATGAAAAATGCAGCCGATTTGCAGAATTTAGAAAAAGTTAAATATAGAGCGGAAAAAGAAAAATCACTGCGCTCTGAATTTGAAAATTATCTTAAAAATAAATATAAATTTAAGTTTATTGATTCTAATTTTGATGAGTCAATTAAAAAGGCAAGTGAACAAAAAAATAAGCAAAATTTAACGAAGTAA